One Streptococcus sp. DTU_2020_1001019_1_SI_AUS_MUR_006 DNA window includes the following coding sequences:
- the rplR gene encoding 50S ribosomal protein L18: MISKPDKNKLRQKRHRRVRGKLSGTADRPRLNVFRSNTGIYAQVIDDVAGVTLASASTLDKEVSKGTKTEQAVAVGKLVAERANAKGISEVVFDRGGYLYHGRVKALADAARENGLKF, from the coding sequence GTGATTTCTAAACCAGATAAAAACAAACTCCGCCAAAAACGCCACCGTCGCGTTCGCGGAAAACTCTCTGGAACTGCTGATCGCCCACGTTTGAACGTATTCCGTTCTAATACAGGCATCTACGCTCAAGTTATTGATGACGTAGCGGGTGTAACGCTCGCAAGTGCTTCAACTCTTGACAAAGAAGTTTCAAAAGGAACAAAAACTGAACAAGCCGTTGCTGTCGGTAAACTCGTTGCAGAACGTGCAAACGCTAAAGGTATTTCAGAAGTGGTGTTCGACCGCGGTGGATATCTATATCACGGACGTGTGAAAGCTTTGGCTGATGCAGCTCGTGAAAACGGATTGAAATTCTAA
- the rplF gene encoding 50S ribosomal protein L6, with product MSRIGNKVIVLPAGVEITNNDNVVTVKGPKGELTREFSKDIEIRVEGTEVTLHRPNDSKEMKTIHGTTRALLNNMVIGVSEGFKKQLEMRGVGYRAQLQGSKLVLAVGKSHPDEVEAPEGITFELPNPTTIVVSGISKEVVGQTAAYVRSLRSPEPYKGKGIRYVGEYVRLKEGKTGK from the coding sequence ATGTCACGTATTGGTAATAAAGTTATCGTGTTGCCTGCTGGTGTTGAAATCACTAACAATGACAACGTTGTAACTGTAAAAGGACCTAAAGGAGAACTTACTCGTGAGTTCTCAAAAGATATTGAAATTCGTGTGGAAGGTACTGAAGTAACTCTTCACCGTCCAAACGATTCAAAAGAAATGAAAACTATCCACGGAACTACTCGTGCTCTTTTGAACAACATGGTTATTGGTGTATCAGAAGGATTCAAGAAACAACTTGAAATGCGTGGGGTTGGTTACCGTGCACAACTTCAAGGATCAAAACTTGTTTTGGCTGTTGGTAAATCACATCCAGACGAAGTTGAAGCTCCAGAAGGAATTACTTTTGAACTTCCAAACCCAACAACAATCGTTGTTAGCGGAATTTCAAAAGAAGTAGTTGGTCAAACAGCTGCTTACGTACGTAGCCTTCGTTCACCAGAACCATACAAAGGTAAAGGTATCCGTTACGTTGGCGAATATGTTCGTCTTAAAGAAGGTAAAACAGGTAAATAA
- the rpsH gene encoding 30S ribosomal protein S8, producing the protein MVMTDPIADFLTRIRNANQAKHEVLEVPASNIKKGIAEILKREGFVKNVEIIEDDKQGIIRVFLKYGPNGEKVITNLKRVSKPGLRVYKKREDLPKVLNGLGIAILSTSEGLLTDKEARQKNVGGEVIAYVW; encoded by the coding sequence ATGGTTATGACTGACCCAATCGCAGACTTCCTAACTCGTATTCGTAACGCTAACCAAGCAAAACACGAAGTACTTGAAGTACCTGCATCAAACATCAAAAAAGGGATTGCAGAAATCCTTAAACGCGAAGGTTTTGTTAAGAACGTAGAAATCATCGAAGATGACAAACAAGGCATCATCCGTGTATTCCTTAAATACGGACCAAACGGTGAAAAAGTTATCACAAACTTGAAACGTGTTTCTAAACCAGGACTTCGTGTCTACAAAAAACGTGAAGACCTTCCAAAAGTACTTAACGGTCTTGGAATTGCTATCCTTTCAACTTCTGAAGGTTTGCTTACTGATAAAGAAGCACGCCAAAAGAACGTTGGTGGTGAGGTTATCGCTTACGTTTGGTAA
- a CDS encoding type Z 30S ribosomal protein S14 → MAKKSMIAKNKRPAKFSTQAYTRCERCGRPHSVYRKFKLCRVCFRELAYKGQIPGVTKASW, encoded by the coding sequence ATGGCTAAAAAATCTATGATTGCTAAGAACAAACGCCCAGCGAAGTTCTCTACTCAAGCATACACTCGCTGTGAACGTTGTGGACGTCCACACTCAGTTTACCGCAAGTTTAAACTTTGCCGTGTTTGCTTCCGTGAATTGGCATATAAAGGTCAAATCCCTGGTGTAACAAAAGCATCTTGGTAA
- the rplE gene encoding 50S ribosomal protein L5, with translation MANRLKEKYLNEVVPALTEQFNYSSVMAVPKVDKIVLNMGVGEAVSNAKSLEKAAEELALISGQKPLITKAKKSIAGFRLREGVAIGAKVTLRGERMYEFLDKLVSVSLPRVRDFHGVPTKSFDGRGNYTLGVKEQLIFPEINFDDVDKTRGLDIVIVTTANTDEESRALLTGLGMPFAK, from the coding sequence ATGGCAAATCGTTTAAAAGAAAAATATCTTAATGAAGTAGTTCCTGCTTTGACAGAACAATTCAACTACTCATCAGTGATGGCTGTGCCTAAAGTAGATAAGATCGTTTTGAACATGGGTGTTGGTGAAGCTGTATCAAACGCTAAAAGCCTTGAAAAAGCTGCTGAAGAATTGGCGCTTATCTCAGGTCAAAAACCACTTATCACTAAAGCTAAAAAATCAATCGCCGGCTTCCGTCTTCGTGAAGGTGTTGCGATCGGTGCAAAAGTTACCCTTCGTGGTGAACGTATGTACGAATTCTTGGATAAATTGGTTTCAGTTTCACTTCCACGTGTGCGTGACTTCCATGGTGTTCCAACAAAATCATTTGATGGACGCGGAAACTACACACTTGGTGTGAAAGAACAATTGATCTTCCCAGAAATCAACTTTGATGACGTTGACAAAACTCGTGGTCTTGACATCGTTATCGTAACTACTGCTAACACTGACGAAGAGTCACGTGCATTGCTTACAGGCCTTGGAATGCCTTTTGCAAAATAA
- the rplX gene encoding 50S ribosomal protein L24, with protein sequence MFVKKGDKVRVIAGKDKGTEAVVLTALPKVNKVIVEGVNIVKKHQRPTNELPQGGIIEKEAAIHVSNVQVLDKNGVAGRVGYKFVDGKKVRYNKKSGEVLD encoded by the coding sequence ATGTTTGTAAAAAAAGGCGACAAAGTTCGCGTAATCGCTGGTAAAGATAAGGGAACAGAAGCTGTTGTCCTTACTGCCCTTCCAAAAGTAAACAAAGTTATCGTTGAAGGTGTTAATATCGTTAAGAAACACCAACGTCCAACTAACGAACTTCCTCAAGGTGGTATCATCGAGAAGGAAGCGGCTATCCACGTATCAAACGTTCAAGTTTTGGACAAAAACGGTGTAGCTGGTCGTGTTGGTTACAAATTTGTAGACGGTAAAAAAGTTCGCTACAACAAAAAATCAGGCGAAGTGCTTGATTAA
- the rplN gene encoding 50S ribosomal protein L14, with product MIQTETRLKVADNSGAREILTIKVLGGSKRKFANIGDVIVASVKQATPGGAVKKGDVVKAVIVRTKSGARRADGSYIKFDENAAVIIREDKTPRGTRIFGPVARELREGGFMKIVSLAPEVL from the coding sequence ATGATTCAAACAGAAACTCGTTTGAAAGTCGCAGACAACAGCGGTGCACGCGAAATCTTGACTATCAAAGTTCTTGGTGGTTCTAAACGTAAATTTGCGAACATCGGTGATGTTATTGTGGCATCTGTAAAACAAGCTACTCCTGGTGGTGCGGTTAAAAAAGGTGACGTTGTTAAAGCAGTTATCGTTCGTACTAAATCAGGTGCTCGTCGTGCTGATGGTTCATACATCAAATTTGACGAAAACGCAGCAGTTATCATCCGTGAAGACAAAACTCCTCGCGGAACACGTATCTTTGGCCCAGTTGCACGTGAATTGCGTGAAGGTGGCTTCATGAAGATCGTGTCACTTGCTCCAGAAGTACTTTAA
- the rpsQ gene encoding 30S ribosomal protein S17, with product MERNNRKVLVGRVVSDKMDKTITVVVETKRNHPVYGKRINYSKKYKAHDENNVAKEGDIVRIMETRPLSATKRFRLVEVVEEAVII from the coding sequence ATGGAACGCAATAATCGTAAAGTTCTTGTTGGACGTGTTGTATCTGACAAAATGGACAAGACAATCACAGTTGTAGTTGAAACAAAACGTAACCACCCAGTCTATGGTAAACGTATTAACTACTCTAAAAAATACAAAGCACATGATGAAAACAATGTTGCCAAAGAAGGCGATATCGTACGTATCATGGAAACTCGTCCGCTTTCAGCTACAAAACGTTTCCGTCTTGTAGAAGTCGTTGAAGAAGCGGTTATCATTTAA
- the rpmC gene encoding 50S ribosomal protein L29 translates to MKLNEVKEFVKELRGLSQEELAKRENELKKELFELRFQAATGQLEQTARLKEVKKQIARIKTVQSEAK, encoded by the coding sequence ATGAAACTTAATGAAGTAAAAGAATTTGTTAAAGAACTTCGTGGTCTTTCTCAAGAAGAACTCGCGAAGCGCGAAAACGAATTGAAAAAAGAATTGTTTGAACTTCGTTTCCAAGCTGCTACTGGTCAATTAGAACAAACAGCTCGCTTGAAAGAAGTTAAAAAACAAATCGCTCGTATCAAAACAGTTCAATCTGAAGCGAAATAA
- the rplP gene encoding 50S ribosomal protein L16, whose protein sequence is MLVPKRVKHRREFRGKMRGEAKGGKEVAFGEYGLQATTSHWITNRQIEAARIAMTRYMKRGGKVWIKIFPHKSYTAKAIGVRMGSGKGAPEGWVAPVKRGKVMFEVAGVSEEIAREALRLASHKLPVKCKFVKREAE, encoded by the coding sequence ATGTTAGTACCTAAACGTGTTAAACACCGTCGTGAATTCCGTGGTAAAATGCGCGGTGAAGCTAAAGGTGGTAAAGAAGTAGCATTCGGTGAATACGGTCTTCAAGCTACAACTAGCCACTGGATCACTAACCGCCAAATCGAAGCTGCTCGTATCGCCATGACTCGTTACATGAAACGTGGTGGTAAAGTTTGGATTAAAATCTTCCCACACAAATCATACACAGCAAAAGCTATCGGGGTTCGTATGGGATCTGGTAAAGGGGCACCTGAAGGTTGGGTAGCACCAGTTAAACGTGGTAAAGTAATGTTTGAAGTTGCTGGTGTATCTGAAGAGATCGCTCGCGAAGCGCTTCGTCTTGCAAGCCACAAATTGCCAGTTAAATGTAAATTCGTAAAACGTGAAGCAGAATAA
- the rpsC gene encoding 30S ribosomal protein S3, with the protein MGQKVHPIGMRVGIIRDWDAKWYAEKEYADYLHEDLAIRKFVQKELADAAVSTIEIERAVNKVNVSLHTAKPGMVIGKGGANVDALRAKLNKLTGKQVHINIIEIKQPDLDAHLVGEGIARQLEQRVAFRRAQKQAIQRAMRAGAKGIKTQVSGRLNGADIARAEGYSEGTVPLHTLRADIDYAWEEADTTYGKLGVKVWIYRGEVLPARKNTKGGK; encoded by the coding sequence GTGGGTCAAAAAGTACATCCAATTGGTATGCGTGTCGGCATCATCCGTGATTGGGATGCCAAATGGTATGCTGAAAAAGAATACGCGGATTACCTTCATGAAGATCTTGCAATCCGTAAATTCGTTCAAAAAGAACTTGCTGACGCGGCAGTTTCAACTATTGAAATTGAACGTGCAGTAAACAAAGTTAACGTTTCACTTCACACTGCTAAACCAGGTATGGTTATCGGTAAAGGTGGTGCTAACGTTGATGCACTCCGTGCAAAACTTAACAAATTGACTGGAAAACAAGTACACATCAACATCATCGAAATCAAACAACCTGATTTGGATGCTCACCTTGTAGGTGAAGGAATTGCTCGTCAATTGGAGCAACGTGTTGCTTTCCGTCGTGCACAAAAACAAGCAATCCAACGTGCAATGCGTGCTGGAGCTAAAGGGATCAAAACTCAAGTATCAGGTCGTTTGAACGGTGCAGATATCGCCCGTGCTGAAGGATACTCTGAAGGAACTGTTCCACTTCACACACTTCGTGCAGATATCGATTACGCTTGGGAAGAAGCAGACACTACATACGGTAAACTTGGTGTTAAAGTATGGATCTACCGTGGTGAAGTTCTTCCAGCTCGTAAAAACACTAAAGGAGGTAAATAA
- the rplV gene encoding 50S ribosomal protein L22, with amino-acid sequence MAEITSAKAMARTVRVSPRKSRLVLDNIRGKSVADAIAILTFTPNKAAEIILKVLNSAVANAENNLGLDKANLVVSEAFANEGPTMKRFRPRAKGSASPINKRTAHITVAVAEK; translated from the coding sequence ATGGCAGAAATTACTTCAGCTAAAGCAATGGCTCGTACAGTACGTGTTTCACCTCGTAAATCACGTCTTGTTCTTGACAACATTCGTGGTAAAAGCGTAGCCGATGCTATTGCAATCTTGACATTCACTCCAAACAAAGCTGCTGAGATCATCTTGAAAGTTTTGAACTCAGCTGTAGCTAACGCTGAAAATAACCTTGGTTTGGATAAAGCTAACTTGGTAGTATCTGAAGCATTCGCAAATGAAGGACCAACTATGAAACGTTTCCGTCCACGTGCGAAAGGTTCAGCTTCACCAATCAACAAACGTACAGCTCACATCACTGTAGCTGTTGCAGAAAAATAA
- the rpsS gene encoding 30S ribosomal protein S19 yields MGRSLKKGPFVDEHLMKKVEAQANDEKKKVIKTWSRRSTIFPSFIGYTIAVYDGRKHVPVYIQEDMVGHKLGEFAPTRTYKGHAADDKKTRRK; encoded by the coding sequence ATGGGACGCAGTCTTAAAAAAGGACCTTTCGTCGATGAGCATTTGATGAAAAAAGTTGAAGCTCAAGCTAACGACGAAAAGAAAAAAGTTATTAAAACTTGGTCACGTCGTTCAACGATTTTCCCAAGTTTCATTGGTTACACTATCGCAGTTTATGATGGACGTAAACACGTACCTGTTTACATCCAAGAAGACATGGTAGGTCACAAACTTGGTGAATTCGCACCAACTCGTACTTACAAAGGTCATGCTGCAGACGACAAGAAAACACGTAGAAAATAA
- the rplB gene encoding 50S ribosomal protein L2: MGIRVYKPTTNGRRNMTSLDFAEITTSTPEKSLLVALKKQAGRNNNGRITVRHHGGGHKRFYRLVDFKRNKDNVEAVVKTIEYDPNRSANIALVHYTDGVKAYIIAPKGLEVGQRIVSGPEADIKVGNALPLANIPVGTLVHNIELKPGRGGELVRAAGASAQVLGQEGKYVLVRLQSGEVRMILGTCRATVGVVGNEQHGLVNLGKAGRSRWKGIRPTVRGSVMNPNDHPHGGGEGKAPVGRKAPSTPWGKPALGLKTRNKKAKSDKLIVRRRNEK; encoded by the coding sequence GTGGGAATTCGTGTTTATAAACCAACAACAAACGGTCGCCGTAATATGACTTCTTTGGATTTCGCTGAAATCACAACAAGCACACCTGAGAAATCTTTGCTTGTTGCTTTGAAGAAACAGGCTGGTCGTAACAACAACGGTCGCATCACTGTTCGTCACCACGGTGGTGGACACAAACGTTTCTACCGTTTGGTTGACTTCAAACGTAACAAAGACAACGTTGAAGCAGTTGTTAAAACTATCGAGTACGATCCAAACCGTTCTGCAAACATCGCTCTTGTACACTACACTGACGGTGTGAAAGCTTACATTATCGCTCCAAAAGGTCTTGAAGTTGGTCAACGTATTGTTTCAGGTCCTGAAGCTGATATCAAAGTAGGTAACGCTCTTCCACTTGCTAACATCCCAGTTGGTACTTTGGTTCACAACATTGAATTGAAACCAGGTCGTGGTGGTGAATTGGTTCGTGCTGCTGGAGCTTCTGCTCAAGTATTGGGTCAAGAAGGTAAATATGTTCTTGTTCGTCTTCAATCAGGCGAAGTTCGTATGATTCTTGGAACTTGTCGTGCAACAGTTGGTGTTGTCGGAAACGAACAACATGGACTTGTTAACCTTGGTAAAGCAGGACGCAGCCGTTGGAAAGGTATCCGTCCAACAGTTCGTGGTTCTGTAATGAACCCTAACGATCACCCACACGGTGGTGGTGAAGGTAAAGCACCAGTTGGTCGTAAAGCACCATCAACTCCATGGGGCAAACCTGCTCTTGGTCTTAAAACTCGTAACAAGAAAGCGAAATCTGACAAACTTATCGTTCGTCGTCGCAACGAGAAATAA
- a CDS encoding 50S ribosomal protein L23, whose protein sequence is MNLYDVIKKPVITESSMAQLEAGKYVFEVDTRAHKLLIKQAVEASFEGVKVANVNTINVKPKAKRVGRYTGFTNKTKKAIITLTADSKAIELFAAEAE, encoded by the coding sequence ATGAATTTGTATGATGTTATCAAAAAACCTGTAATCACTGAAAGCTCAATGGCTCAACTTGAAGCAGGGAAATATGTATTTGAAGTTGACACTCGTGCACACAAACTTTTGATTAAACAAGCTGTTGAAGCTTCATTCGAAGGTGTTAAAGTTGCAAATGTTAACACAATCAACGTAAAACCAAAAGCTAAACGTGTTGGACGTTACACTGGTTTTACTAACAAAACTAAAAAAGCTATCATCACACTTACAGCTGATTCAAAAGCAATCGAGTTGTTCGCTGCTGAAGCTGAATAA
- the rplD gene encoding 50S ribosomal protein L4 — protein MANVTLFDQTGKQAGEVVLNDAIFGIEPNQSVVFDVIISQRASLRQGTHAVKNRSAVSGGGRKPWRQKGTGRARQGSIRSPQWRGGGIVFGPTPRSYAYKLPQKVRRLALKSVYSEKVAENKFVAVDSLEFTAPKTAEFAKVLAALSIDSKVLVILEEGNEFAALSARNLPNVKVATATTASVLDIANSDKLLVTQAAISKIEEVLA, from the coding sequence ATGGCAAATGTAACATTATTCGACCAAACTGGTAAACAAGCGGGCGAAGTTGTTCTTAACGATGCAATCTTTGGTATCGAACCAAACCAATCTGTTGTGTTTGATGTGATCATCAGCCAACGTGCTAGCCTTCGTCAAGGAACTCACGCAGTTAAAAACCGCTCAGCTGTTTCAGGTGGCGGACGCAAACCATGGCGTCAAAAAGGAACTGGACGTGCTCGTCAAGGTTCTATCCGCTCTCCACAATGGCGTGGTGGTGGAATCGTCTTCGGACCAACTCCACGTAGCTATGCGTACAAACTTCCTCAAAAAGTTCGTCGCCTTGCACTTAAATCTGTTTACTCAGAAAAAGTTGCTGAAAATAAATTTGTAGCCGTTGATTCTCTTGAATTTACAGCTCCAAAAACTGCTGAATTTGCAAAAGTTCTTGCAGCTTTGAGCATCGATTCTAAAGTCCTTGTTATTCTTGAAGAAGGAAACGAATTCGCAGCTCTCTCAGCTCGTAACCTTCCAAACGTGAAAGTTGCGACTGCTACAACTGCAAGTGTTCTTGACATCGCAAATAGTGACAAACTTCTTGTTACTCAAGCAGCTATCTCTAAAATCGAGGAGGTTCTTGCATAA
- the rplC gene encoding 50S ribosomal protein L3, which yields MTKGILGKKVGMTQIFTEAGELIPVTVIEATPNVVLQVKTVETDGYNAIQVGFDDKREVLSNKPAKGHVAKANTAPKRFIREFKNVEGLEVGAEITVETFAAGDVVDVTGTSKGKGFQGVIKRHGQSRGPMAHGSRYHRRPGSMGPVAPNRVFKGKNLAGRMGGDRVTIQNLEVVQVVPEKNVILIKGNVPGAKKSLITIKSAVKAGK from the coding sequence ATGACAAAAGGAATCTTAGGGAAAAAAGTGGGAATGACTCAAATCTTCACTGAAGCTGGCGAATTGATCCCTGTAACAGTTATTGAAGCAACTCCAAACGTTGTTCTTCAAGTTAAAACTGTTGAAACAGACGGATACAACGCTATCCAAGTTGGTTTCGATGACAAACGCGAAGTATTGAGCAACAAACCTGCTAAAGGACATGTAGCGAAAGCTAACACGGCTCCTAAGCGCTTCATTCGTGAATTCAAAAACGTTGAAGGCTTGGAAGTTGGTGCTGAAATCACTGTTGAAACATTCGCAGCTGGAGACGTTGTTGACGTAACTGGTACTTCTAAAGGTAAAGGTTTCCAAGGTGTTATCAAACGCCACGGACAATCACGTGGACCAATGGCTCACGGTTCTCGTTACCACCGTCGTCCAGGTTCTATGGGACCTGTTGCACCTAACCGCGTATTCAAAGGTAAAAACCTTGCAGGACGTATGGGTGGCGACCGTGTAACAATTCAAAACCTTGAAGTTGTACAAGTTGTTCCAGAAAAGAACGTTATCCTTATCAAAGGTAACGTACCAGGTGCTAAGAAATCTCTTATCACTATCAAGTCAGCAGTTAAAGCTGGTAAATAA
- the rpsJ gene encoding 30S ribosomal protein S10 has product MANKKIRIRLKAYEHRTLDTAAAKIVESATRTGAEVAGPIPLPTERSLYTIIRATHKYKDSREQFEMRTHKRLIDIINPTQKTVDALMKLDLPSGVNVEIKL; this is encoded by the coding sequence ATGGCAAACAAAAAAATCCGTATCCGTTTGAAAGCTTACGAACACCGTACGCTTGACACAGCGGCTGCTAAAATCGTAGAATCAGCTACTCGTACAGGTGCAGAAGTTGCAGGTCCAATCCCACTTCCAACTGAACGTAGCCTCTACACAATTATTCGTGCGACTCACAAATATAAAGACTCTCGCGAACAATTTGAAATGCGTACACACAAACGTTTGATCGATATCATCAACCCAACTCAAAAAACAGTTGACGCTTTGATGAAATTGGATCTTCCAAGTGGTGTAAACGTAGAAATCAAACTTTAA
- a CDS encoding phosphoribulokinase: MKKKELIERLVSEIESGKVKTLGIYGHGASGKTTFAQELFQVLDSENVNLLETDPYITSGRHLVVPKETPDQKVTACLPVAHELASLQRDILALQAGMDVLTIEEPWKASEVLSGAKPILIVEGMSVGFLPKELFDKTVCFYTDEETELKRRLARDTTVRNGDTSFILASQQMRREQYLRYYKTTESMADILVDQSGNQFIIKY; the protein is encoded by the coding sequence ATGAAGAAAAAAGAGTTAATAGAAAGACTAGTATCAGAAATAGAGTCGGGAAAAGTAAAAACGCTAGGTATCTACGGGCATGGAGCATCAGGAAAAACAACTTTTGCTCAAGAATTGTTCCAAGTTTTAGATTCTGAAAATGTAAATTTACTAGAGACAGATCCCTATATTACTTCGGGTCGACATTTAGTAGTACCTAAAGAGACACCAGACCAAAAGGTAACAGCATGTTTACCAGTGGCACATGAGCTAGCAAGTTTACAAAGAGATATTCTCGCCTTGCAAGCGGGTATGGATGTCTTGACAATCGAAGAACCTTGGAAGGCTAGTGAGGTCTTATCGGGAGCAAAACCAATTCTGATAGTCGAAGGGATGTCTGTGGGTTTTCTACCAAAGGAACTCTTTGATAAAACTGTTTGTTTCTACACGGATGAAGAGACAGAATTAAAGAGACGTCTAGCTCGAGATACGACTGTGAGAAATGGCGATACATCCTTTATATTGGCTAGTCAGCAGATGAGACGAGAGCAGTATCTACGATACTATAAAACAACCGAGTCAATGGCAGATATCTTGGTAGATCAATCAGGAAATCAATTTATCATCAAATATTAA
- the nrdG gene encoding anaerobic ribonucleoside-triphosphate reductase activating protein — MTWNTPKPGEWKSEELSQGRIIDYKAFNFVDGEGVRNSLYVAGCMFHCEGCYNVATWSFNAGIPYTPELEEQIMADLAQPYVQGLTLLGGEPFLNTGILLPLVKRIRKELPEKDIWSWTGYTWEEMMLETPDKLELLSMIDILVDGRYDKSKRNLMLQFRGSSNQRIIDVQKSLQSGKVVIWEKLNDGKESYEQVKRE, encoded by the coding sequence ATGACATGGAATACACCAAAACCAGGCGAGTGGAAGAGTGAAGAACTCAGTCAAGGGCGCATCATTGACTATAAGGCTTTTAACTTTGTCGATGGAGAGGGAGTGCGCAATTCTCTCTATGTAGCAGGCTGTATGTTTCACTGTGAAGGTTGCTACAACGTAGCGACCTGGTCTTTCAATGCTGGCATTCCCTATACACCAGAGTTAGAAGAACAAATCATGGCAGATCTTGCCCAACCCTATGTTCAAGGATTGACTTTATTAGGAGGAGAACCTTTCCTCAATACAGGAATACTCTTGCCTCTCGTGAAACGTATCCGGAAAGAATTGCCAGAAAAAGACATCTGGTCTTGGACAGGCTATACTTGGGAAGAGATGATGCTCGAGACACCAGATAAGCTAGAACTCTTGTCTATGATTGATATTCTTGTCGATGGACGGTATGATAAAAGCAAGCGTAATCTCATGCTTCAGTTCCGTGGCTCTTCCAACCAACGGATTATCGATGTACAAAAATCTCTGCAAAGTGGAAAAGTAGTTATTTGGGAGAAACTAAACGATGGGAAAGAAAGCTATGAACAGGTGAAGAGAGAATGA
- a CDS encoding GNAT family N-acetyltransferase: MILRKPTLADKETVLEMMAEFEQSQSAHDGGFWDAENFDYEEWLETNMQKEMGINLPENRVPSIQFVSFDAVGRALGFLNLRLRLNEGLLNHAGHIGYSIRPSERGKGYAKESLRQGLQVAKGKNIKRALVTCSTENPASRAVILANDGELEDVRNGTERYWIDLE, from the coding sequence ATGATACTACGCAAACCGACATTGGCAGATAAAGAAACAGTTTTAGAGATGATGGCAGAGTTTGAACAGAGCCAGTCAGCCCATGATGGCGGATTTTGGGATGCTGAGAATTTTGATTATGAAGAGTGGTTGGAGACAAATATGCAAAAAGAAATGGGAATAAATTTGCCTGAAAATCGTGTTCCTTCTATTCAATTTGTATCATTTGATGCTGTAGGTCGTGCTCTAGGATTTTTGAATCTGCGATTGAGACTAAATGAGGGCTTGCTGAATCATGCAGGCCACATTGGCTATTCCATTCGTCCATCTGAAAGAGGTAAGGGTTATGCGAAAGAATCCCTCCGACAAGGTCTACAAGTTGCTAAGGGAAAGAATATCAAACGAGCGCTTGTGACTTGTAGCACAGAAAATCCTGCCAGCCGAGCTGTTATCTTAGCTAATGATGGAGAGTTGGAGGATGTTCGAAATGGAACGGAGCGCTATTGGATAGACTTGGAGTAG